One window from the genome of Salvelinus fontinalis isolate EN_2023a chromosome 3, ASM2944872v1, whole genome shotgun sequence encodes:
- the LOC129837792 gene encoding protein phosphatase 1 regulatory subunit 27-like has translation MKYYQDPVCQSMGIKAYGPKESSSTSCTHSPPQIKPVRSVHFPNDIVFQDYVRQGELDRIGLFIRKRRVSLETIYHSGMAAIHEAVLSGNLECVKLLVKHGADVHQRDEEGWTPLHMACSDGFPDIAKYLLSIGADPQAENECGETPADLIDPECTGVRELQGLLGVEDD, from the exons ATGAAGTACTACCAGGACCCAGTCTGCCAGTCCATGGGCATCAAGGCTTATGGCCCTAAGGAATCCAGCAGCACTTCTTGCACCCACTCTCCTCCACAGATCAAACCAGTTCGCAGCGTCCACTTCCCCAACGACATTGTGTTCCAGGACTACGTCCGGCAGGGCGAGCTGGACAGGATCGGACTCTTCATCAGAAAGAGGAGGGTCAGCTTGGAAACCATCTACCACTCCG GTATGGCAGCGATCCATGAGGCTGTCCTCTCTGGGAACCTGGAGTGTGTGAAGCTGCTGGTGAAGCACGGAGCAGACGTCCACCAGAGAGACGAGGAGGGCTGGACACCTCTCCACATGGCCTGCAGTGACGGATTCCCTGACATTGCCAA GTACCTGCTTTCTATTGGCGCCGACCCTCAGGCGGAGAACGAGTGTGGGGAGACACCTGCCGATCTCATCGACCCAGAGTGCACCGGGGTTCGTGAGCTGCAGGGGCTGCTTGGTGTGGAAGACGACTGA